CTTCGGGTGTCAATGTATTGTAGTAGCTATTGATGCGAGGAAGAGGCAAGATGTGGATAATCCGGGGTGGGATGTCTATGTCCGTGGAGGTAGAGAAAATACGGGTATTGATGCCCTTTGGTGGGCGCAGGAAGTCACCAAAAGGGGAGCAGGGGAGTTATTAGTTACCAGTATGGACGCTGATGGTACCCAAGCAGGTTATGATTTGGCATTGACAAGGGCGATCGCAGATAGCGTAGAAATTCCTGTAATCGCCTCTGGGGGAGCGGGAAATTGTCAGCATATTTATGAGGCATTTAGTGAAGGAAAAGCAGAAGCCGCCCTCCTTGCCTCTTTATTACACTATGGACAACTCACCGTTGCCGAGATCAAAGACTATCTCAAAGAGCATAAAATTCCTGTCAGAAATTAATCAACCTCAGTTCGGGATAATAGTTGTCAGTATGGTAGGGGACGTAGCATGCTACGTCCGTACAGGCGGCAGGTTGCAGGTGGCAGGTCATAGTTTGTTCATTGTTCATTGTCAATTCTTCCTCATGACCCCACTTTTTCATCAACCCCTAACATAGACTTTTTGTAAATTCTTTAACCTAACACCTGATACCCGATACCTGACACCTTTATTTGTAAAGACTAAAAATGTTATCCCGAACTCGAGTTAATCATTACATAACAATGGGCTTAAGCCCATTGCCCGAATTCCCTACTTATTCATCCCGATAATGTTAAGACATACTTAAGAAACTTAACGAAAATTAATATTTCTCAAAAAAATGTATTAGAATAGACTAAACATTACATTATTAAGGAATGTTAATACCTATTCTAATTTTTGATGTTGCATTAGTGGCATGGTCACTACACTTAATGCAACAGGCACTAGACAGAAAAGAATTTTCTTTGATGTTGGCAGGTAGCTTAGTAGCGCTGTCGGCAGCAGCTATGCTAGTGGTATATTTTCTTGCCAGTAACTGTATCACCTATTTAACTCAACCTTTGACCCCCATTTAAATAGTTGTATTCATAGCCAGTTTATTTTGCTTTTTTGCCTGACTAAAAGTTATCACCATCCCTTCACATACCAAGATAACGAATAGTTAACAATCAATAACAAATTCATCGCAGAGACTGCTAGACTATCATCAGATAAAATAGTCGTTTTTGTTGATAAATGAGGAGATGAGTTGAAATGTTTGCTCAAATGTACCCCCGCTTAATTAATCGTGTTGGGGAAGTTAACCCCCAATTGTTTAGGGAAATCAAGGGTAGATTACAACCACGCAACGTAATGATTGTATCTGCCTTATCCATTGTTGGACAGATATTATTGTTTATTTACTTTGAAGGACTTTTACCCATCCACGAAGGAGTATATAACCGTTATTGTACTGGTGAACCCTATGATGCTTATTCTAGGGGATCAAATATTTGTATTGCCGATATGTTGGGTAATATTCAAATGATCAAAGAAGTATGGTGGCTAGATATGTTTGTCACCATGAGTGTGATGGGTATTTTTATTCTTTTGGTAGGAGGCAGTTATATGTTAATTGCTGACCTTAGCAAAGAAGAAAGAAAGGGTACTTTAAATTTTATTCGGCTTAGTCCTCAGTCAGCAAGTGATATTTTTATCGGCAAAATTTTGGGAGTGCCTATACTTATCTATTTTTTTGGTATTTTAGCAATTCCTTTACATATCTGGTCAGGATTATCTGCCAATATCAACTTTCCTTTAATTATGATGTTTTATCTAATTTTGGGGGCAAGTTGTTTATTTTTCTACGGAGTCAGCCTTGTCTTTAGTTTAGTGACAGAAGGATGGGGTAATTTTCAGGCTCCCCTCGGTGCGACTTTTATTTTCTTTTTCTTGTTTGCTGTGACGGGGGTTACGTTGGAAGCTAATGCCCCTGTATATACAGAAACTTCCCTTGATTGGTTTTTATTGTTTTATCCTGGTACATTTTTAGCCTACCTTGTAGATTCTACTTTTCTTTCTCAAACTACCTTGGGTTATTTATCTGCTGATGCTTTGACTAATTTACGGTGGTATGGACAATCTTTTTGGGGCAATGGTTTTGCTGGTGGTTTATTGATTTTATTAAATTATGGAATTTGGAGTTTTTGGTTGTATCAGGGTTTGAAACGTCGTTTTGCCAATCCTCTAGCCACAGTAATCAGTAAGTCTCAAAGTTATGCTCTATCTTTTTGTTTTGTCGTTGTCAATCTAGGTTTTGCTTTACAGACTTTTAGCGAATATAGTAATTTTGATCAAACTATCCAAATTATTCAGCTTCTCAATTTAATTCTCTTTTTGCTTTTGATTGCTGGATTGACTCCATCTCGTCAGAGTTTGAGGGATTGGGCTAGATTTCGTCACGAAAATTCTCGAGAAAATAGGGTTTTATGGAAAGATTTAGCATTTAGCGAAAAAAGTCCTGCTACCTTTGCGATCGCCCTTAATCTATTATTAGTAAATCTATATATCATCCCCTCATTGTTTTTCTTGCCCAATACTAACCCCATTCCATTAGTGGCAGGAATCACATTGGGAGCATTTTCCATCCTCATTTATGCTTCCGTGGCACAGCTACTGATGACTTTAAAAACGGAAAAAAGAGGATTAATAACAGGTATCACCATTACCTCCCTTAATCTATTGCCGTTATTTGGGCATATATTTGTAAACGAATTAAATCAAAGCCTGAGTCAAAACATCTTTTTACAAGAAATTTTTGCCAACCTTAGCCCCTTACCAATTGCCTTAAACACCTATCAAAGTTTTCATACCCTAGCTATTTGTTTAAGTGTTCAAGTTGTCACTATCGTTGGTTTTAATTTGAAAATGAAAAAAACCCTTGCCCTTGCGGGAATGTCAGAAACCAAACGCTTAATGATGGAAAAAGAATAGTATACTCGGGACGTAAAATATTACGTCCCTGATGAAAATAAACCACTGTCAAGGCTTTGCTCCAATTCATCAAGAGTTATGTAAGACTCAGGATTACTCAAACGATTTTCAGCATCTCTAATGTCTTCCAAGTCTTCTAAATAGGATATTATTGCTTCCTGTAATAAATCATCCTCTTTTTTTCCTAGAGCTACTGCCAAAACCTTATAACGATTTTCGATGTTTGGCGACAAATCAACAGTTATCATATATTCTCACAACTTTATAACGGGATATAGTTTCATTTTACTTCATTGATGCTCCACTGCCCTTATGGCTAGTAGATTCTTAGCTCACTGAGTCAACTTAGACAAGAGAGAGTGACTGTAAATGGTTAGCTGTTATAAAAACGATCACCGCCAATGCCCCCTAAATCCCCCAATTCTGGGGGACTTTCTATTCTAATCATTTGTCCGAACTTAATATAAAAACTCCTAAAAAGGACTACCCGGAATATTAACGCCACGGTTTCTGAGGATTTGACCAGTTTCAGCACTGGGATTATATCTGTAACCCATACCACTATATCCTTCTGAGTCATCTAATATCTGAGGTGTTAACATGACAATGACCTCAGATCTCGTTTTATCAGTAAAAGTAGAACGGAATAGACTACCAATCAGGGGTAAATCACCGAGGATAGGAATCTTGGAAACCTGTACCCTTTCTGCATCCTGAATGATGCCAGAAAGAATGAGGGTTTGACCATCCCGAAGACGAATTAAACCAGAAGATACACTTCTTTGAACCAAGGGAGTAATAACGTTACTAGCACCACCACCACTATCAAAAACCTGAGCACTTCCGGGGGCACTGATACTGGGATTGACCAATAAGCTAATAAATCCATTATCGTCAATACGGTCAATTTGTACCGATAAATTGAGTCCTGCAGGTTCTATGACAGGGGTAACAGTTCTCACTCCACTTTCCGTGTCAATTTCCGTATTAACGCTGGTGACAACATTCTCACTAAGGGATAAAGTTCCTGTTTGTCCTTCCTGTACCACAAGGGTAGGATCTGTCAAAATTTTAGCATTACCAGAGCTAATACTAGAACGAATCTGAGCAATGAAGGCTTGGGGAAGGTTGAAGTTTCTGCCGGGGGTGGTGGTTGCCCCTACACCGGGTTGGTTGGGGTTGAAATCAGTACCAAAGGGAGATATACGACCAGTACGAGGGCTACCGATGGGCAATCCTTGAAGAGTTCTGACTACGTTACGACTAATATTATCGGTGATATTGGTGGTGTCAGAGCTTAAATTAGATTCGGTAATGGTTCTGGCAAGGTTGTTTACTAACGCTCTTTGTAAATTTTCCGCTTGATCTCGAGAAAAAGCTGTATTATTTCCAAACTGTCCTAAAGTTCTATCGATAGTATCTTGGAAGGTACGGTTTAAATCATCATTATTGGTTGAGGTTAAATCATTGGCTAGAGATTGAGTCAAATCTTGTGCCAAGTTTCTGGTAAATCCTTCGGTGATAATAATCGATTCATCAAAACCGGGAATTAAGTTTCCATCTGGGCCTACTCTAAAATCTTCTGAACTGACATTTTGATCTCTAGTTCCAAAGTTGATGACCCCAAGACCTCCATCTTGTACAATTCCTGTGTTGTCAACGCCAAAGGAGAAGCTAGATCCAAAACTGGTTCCTTGGTCTAGTTGTATATCGACAATGCGCACATTTACCGCAACCTGTCTTAGTCTGACATCGGATTGGACAATTAAATTACTGGCAATTCTAACTTGATCTGGAGTTCCTGTAAGAGTTATAGCATTGGTTCTTTCATCCACAGTAACACTTAATCTACGTAGAGGTAAGGGAGTTCCTTGATTAGCTTGATTTCCTGCAGCGCTTAGAGGTCTAATTTCTCTTCCTGTAACGGTTCGACCAATTAAAACCCCTTCGGCATTCCTTTCTTCTTGAAACACTTCTGCCACCTCTTGAACGGTTGCCCCTGCAAGCGCTAATTGAGCGGCAACGGTTCCTGCTCTTGCTTGATTGACTCTAAGGGTACGGCTAATAGTATCATTTACTGAGTAAGCAAGGCTTTCACCCACAAAAATAGTGCTACCTTGGCGATAGGCTTCAAGGCGATTTAATCTCAAAAGATTATTAAATATATCTTGTACTCTTTCTCCCTCCAAATCGATGGTGATGGGTTGCCTCAGTAATGAAACAGCTTCGCCTCCCTGTCCTCCCGAACCTTCTGGTCTGGTATAGTCAAACATAATACTAAGACCTGCCGCTCGGGCAAGAATTTTTAAAACTTCATCAAGGGGTGCATCTCTGAGAACTAAACGAGGTACTACGGCAGTGGTTCCAAGGTTCACTGTTTGAGAACTAATATCGATATTGGAAACGGACATATCACCAATGGGAGGAGCCACTGCCCTTTGTTGAAAAGGAGGGGGCGATTCAATGCGTCCTGGGCGCACGGGTTGCCCGTCGATGGTAATTTGAGGATTGGGGAATAATACTTCGTTGTTTTGGGCTAGTAATAGGGGTAAAAGGTCGTTACCTTGGGCGTTGTTACGGTTGGGAGAGGCGATCGCCCATGACTGATAACCGAGTAATATGGCGACGGTACTACTGACAAATTTTAATTGACGGGAAGAAAATAAACTCATGAAATTAAACTCCTACACACAATGGGGTTAAAAAAATAATTATAAAAAAATGCTCGATAAATATAGCTGGCAAAATTATTGACCAGTTTCTTGGTTTTCCTCTTGTTGTTGCGTGACCACCTCTTGAACATCAGAAAATACAGCACTCACCGTCATAGTGGTACTCAAAACAGGCTGTCCAAAAGGAAAAACCTGTCCATTTTCCAAAAGATATTGCTGAGGAGTAGACACAGTCGCATTAAAATTTTGCACCACTAAAAAAGGCTGTAGCCTCTCCAAATCCTGAATAAAAGAGATCAAATTAGAAAAATTCCCCTCCAAATTCAAGTTATAACTCTTAACCTGAATATTATTAGTGGCAAATTGTCCAAAGGAATCATCACTAACGGGTTGTCTATCCCCTGAAGGAGTATAACTGGTCATGGTCACATTAGACTCACGAACAAATCGATTCAAATCTAATAATACCGTTTCTAGGGTGCGCTCTTGGGCAAACAAACTCTCCACTTGTAACTTTAAATTTTGAGTCTGTGCCAACTCTCTTTCTTTGACAGCTATTCTTTGTTGTAAATCGCTTTCATTCAACTGATTTAACTGAGCTTGTTTTTCGGCTCTTTCAGCCCTTAGAGTTGATAACTCATCGGCCACGGGGCGTAACTGTGTCCAAGCCAATAGGGCGGCAACGATAAATCCAAAAACACCAATACTAATCCCCGTCACCCTTGGAGTAAAAACCAACCCAAATAGTTCGGGATAGTCAGACTCCGGGCCAAAACCCTCGGCTTCGTTACCAAAATCTTCGGTGGTAGTAAAAGATGTAGTCATTTTTCCTCCTAATAATTATTGAGTGGGTTCTTCTGTAGGCTCTTCTGTGATAATGGGTTCAATATTCAAAGCCCCCAATTGCCGTAGTGCCTCAATACGACTCACCAAACCAATGGCGCCCCTTTGATCCAAAAGATTAACTAATTCTGTGGATGGCACATCATTGATTTCGGTGGTGATGTTGAAGGAGATTCCTTGGGCTAGGGAAATAATTAAACTGTCGTCGGTGGGTGATGCTTCTCCTGCTTCTAGTTGGGCCCGACTGGTAGCAACACTGGCAGGATTTTCTGATAAACTACTAGCGGTTAAGCGAGTTTCATCCCTACTCAGAAGATTGGACGCTTTGAGGGTTAACATAAAATCGTTAACATCATCATAGGATTCGGCAAACCCAGAAATATTTAATCCCCTGGTGCCTGATTGAGTCACCGATTGAATTTGAACATTATCAGGGGTTAAAAAGGCAATTTCCCTTAACATGGCTGACCAGGGTTTGATTTCGTCAAAAACACTAACCAAAATTCCCACTTGTCCATTAATATTATCAATCTCTTGTTGAATTTGATTTATTTGGCTATTTTGTCCTTGCAGTCTTTGAATTTCTGAGTCTAGTTGTTCGATATTGGCTTGGGTAGATGCTTTTTGATTGTTGAGTAACAATAAAGCTCCTCCTACCGCCGCTACAAGGGCGATTGCAACGCCAGAACCAATCAAAACGGGGGCGCGCTCGGCGAGGGTGGTTTCTTTCTTAAAACCCGCTGTTTTGCCCACTATGGTGATGCTATCCTGTCGCCTCTCCTTTAAAAAATTAATATCAATATTATGCATAACTTAATTCATCCTCATTGCTAGACCTAAAACCGTGCCTAACCCATATTTTTCCATACCCGATAACTCCTCTTTCATTGTAATTCCTAGGGCGGCGGCAGGGTCAAACAAAGTGGCAGGAAGGTTGAGTTTTTTGGTAAAAAACTCGTCAATTTGAGCTAATCCAGCCCCTGGCCCTGCCAAAAGAATTTGCACCACCTCCACATCGCCACTTTGGTTAATATAAAAATTCACAGAACGGCGCAACTCATCCACCAACTCTCCTAATACCCTGAGTAAAGAGTCCATACCGGGGTTAATCCAAGTTTGGCTACTGGTGGTATTACTAGAGGTTTGATCGGGATTGTTGGGAATAGTAATATCTTGTAAAATTTCAGTATTTTTGGAAGTAGGTAGGTTCATCGCCTGAGCAAGGGCAATTTGCATTTGATAGGTACCTATGGGTACGGTACGAGAAAATTGGGGTACCCCTTCGACAATGATGGCGATTTCGGTACTGTCAAATTCGATGTCCACCAATACCACCGCTTCGCTAGGGGTAAACTGTTTGAGTTGTTCTTTTAGGGTTCTAATCAGGGAGAAACTATTGATTTCTAAAACCTTAATATCAATTCCTGCCTGTTGGAAGGTTTCGAGATAAAGATCGGTATTTTCTTTGCGGGTTGCTACTAATAACACCTGTACTTTTTCGATACCATCACTATCATCAACAAAGTAACCAAGTTTTTGATAGTCTAAATCTACTTCTTCTTTGGGATAGGGTAGATATAAACTGGCTTCGTGATTTAAAACGGTGTCTTTTAATTCTTGATCGTTCAATTCTGCGGGAATGGGCAAAATCCTGATAATTGATTCCCTCATGGGAACGGCGGTAGCCACTTGTTTGGGTTTTATTTTTGCCTCCTTAAGCAGTTGTTCGATCAATTCTGCCAAGGCTTCTGAGTCTTTTATTTGTCCTTCTTCAAATATTTCCTCTGGTACTTCGAGGGATTGATATTTCAGAAGTTTATACTGTTCTCCTTTTTTACTTAGTTGTGCCAAAGAAATGCGATCAGGGTTAATTTCTATCCCTATTCCCTTTCCCTGTCCTCCTAGTAAATTGCCGATAAAACCTACCATTTTATTCTTCCTTTTACGTATTTTTACTTAATAAAGGATTTTTTTATAAATTTATTTTATTTTAAGTTTTTTCTGTAATTAGTTCAAAGTTTTTTATAAAACTTATCCATGATTATAGGAAGATTAAGACAAAAATCCCATTAATTTTTATGGACTGATGGAAGATTGATAATTAATTTTTTCTGGGGGTGAGGTTGGGAGTTTGTTGTGGGCAAGATGAAATAGATAACTATTGCTTTTGTGACTATTGTTGTTGATTGGTATGAATACTGTTTTGCGTCCTTGGCTGTGTGATGGTAAGCCACAAAATGATCAAGAATATCCCCATTGTTTAGGTCATCATCAGCCTGTGGAAAATTTTGGTGATATTTGTCCTATTTGTTCGTTACCAAGGGAGGCTGGTAAATCGATTTTGGGAGGTGTGGATAATACTTTTATGGAGCAGAATAACATCAACAAAAAAATAGTTTGTGATGGGGAAAATGGTTTTTCTCTGGTGGATTTTCTGGTGGGGGATAAAACAAATGGTGATCGATTAAGGTTGGTTATTTTAGGGGCAATAATTGGTTTTATTTTGACGAGTTTATCTCATTTTGTATGGAATCCCGTGAGTTTAAGGGGCAATGGTTTTGCCAGAAATAATCGAGATGGTTTTTCTGCTGATTTAATTTCTACTGGTATGGATGGGGGAGATTTGGTGAGTCAGGGGGAGACGATTTTTTTTGAGGTTCATCCTCTCAAACAGTCTGCTGCGGATGCTTTTCGGTTAGGTCATTGGCAAGGGGCGATCGCCTCTTATCAAGAATATTTGAATAGTTATGCTGATGATTATGAAGCTCAAATTTACCTGCAAAATGCGATCGCCCGTACCCAAGGAAATCCTATCACCATGGCCATAACCACCACAAACCAAGCCCATGTCAATTTACTCTCGGGCATAGCCCGTTATCAACAAGAATTTAACCAACAGCAAATAAAAGATAATCAACGATTATTAGAAATCGTTATGGTCAATTATGAGGAGCAAAATCATTCTCTAATCCAAGATATTCTTAACGCCAATAATATCATTGGAGTATTAGGATATGGTTTGGACGCACATAGTTACGATGCCCTGTCAATGTATGAATCCCAAGGAATGGCGGTTATTTCACCCATGAATACCACCCTAGTGGTGGAGGAAGGAGTGTTAAAAAAAGTAACGAGTCAAGCAATGGATGATTTTTATCACACTTTGGCAACCGAATCATTATTAACCTACGCCGACAATCTTAACTCTCCCCCCAATGGGATTATTTTTTACGATTCGGAGGATGAAAATAGTCTGAGGTTTAAAGCTAATATCTTAGCAACCCTACCCTCTCTCAATGGCAGAATAATAGAACAAGTAGATATAACTCAAAATTCTACTCCCGAGGAAGTTTTAAGCACCGTTACAGGGGCTAATACGATCATTTTAGCCCTAGGAAACCATAGACTATCCGAAGCAATGAGAGTATTGGAGGAGAATAATTATTTTTTACCTGTTTTAGGTAGTCATGAATTATTTAGCAATGATACCTTAATCAAAGGAGGTAGTGCTGTAGATCAAATGGTCATGGCTTTACCCTTTGGTTTTAACCCTGATACTTTGGATAATGGGCAATTTATTGATAGCTGGAGTGAGGAGCAAATATATTATATTCTAAAATCTGTCCTAAATGCGATCGCCCCTAACCCCAATCGAGGAAACTTAAATAAACTCTTACAAGAAGGAATCCAACTACCCTCCGATTACCATCACCCAGATAGTTTATTACAAATGCCCCTAGTGCAAATAGTTCCCGATTTTGAGGGATTGAGCGACACAGGCTACAAATTTGAGGTCAAAAATCCCATGGAAGACTATCAACCATAAACAGAAACATTTAGGAAGCAATTAATTTTTTAAACCAAAGTTCAAACCTATCACCCCATACCTCCAAAGAATATCTCTCTTCCACCGCCAAACGACAATCTCGACGATTGATGCGGGGTAGCTTATGGATGGCATCAACCAACCCCTCCACACTATCAGGAGTCACCAAAAAACCAGTCTTACCATCCTCCACAATTTCCGCCGGGCCACCCCTAGCATAAGCAATGACAGGCACACCACAAGCCAAAGCCTCAATGGCAACATTACCAAAAGCCTCTATCCATCGGGGAGTCATCAACAAACCCTGACATTGGCGTAACTCATCTTGTAAGTCTTGGGTAGATAAAAAACCTCGATAATCCATGGGTGCATCAGGATATTGCTGAACAATTTTTTGCCAATACTCCTCATCCTGAATTTTGCCGAAAATTAATAAAGGTACCCGAGAAATATCAGATGCCCTCACCGCATCCTCAAGGGCTTTTTCTGGGGCAACTCTTCCCAACCATGCCAATTTATGGTCAAACTTTTCACTATATTGATATAACGATAAATCAAGCCCACTACCCAAAATTTCACATATATCAGCAAAAGGAAAAGTATTCGCCTGAGATTTGGTATATACCCCAAAATGTTGAGGATACTTCTGGGCAACCCTATTCATTATCTCATCAAGACTATCAGACAAAGAACCCATACTGATAAATTGGGCGATGGGAGTAGAGAAAAAAGGAGTTAAATAAAAAGGAAGCCAATCAAAAGCAAAATTAACAATTAAATCATAATCCCCCTGAACAGTTCGAGCATATTCCCACATATTCGCCAACACAGAATTTTCGGGCATAATCGTAGGAATATCTCTGCCCTGGGTTTGGGCAGGTATATGCACATTACCCTCAATCTCCACTATTTTAGCATTGGCAAAATAAGATTTTTTGGGGGCTACCGTAGTAATATCATAACCTCTTTTTTGCATCTCTTGAATCAGGTTATATAGAGTTAATTCTACACCCCCTCCAATCCCCGAACTTAAAGCACCAACTGGGGTTGACATAAATAATATTTTGTGCATTATAATAATTAAAAATGATGAATAATAGCTAATTAGCCTTATAAATTAGCTCTTATAATTTTCCCATTAATATAAGACAAAAGCAATTATTTATTATTCTCGAGATTAAAAATTAAATTTGACCTGTGCTTTAAATTGTTCATTGCGATAGGAAGTCGCAGCACTCTCTACTGTCAAGATGTTAGAAACTCGATAACTCAAATCTAGTATGGTTTGAGGAGATAAATTTGCCTGACATAAACCCTCATAAACAAACGCATTGGAAAACTCCCCTTCCAGCCTTTGTTGTCCAATACTTCCTGCCAACCGACAAGATAAATTATCCGTAAATTGTCTTCTCCATCCCAATTCCAAATTGTAAACCAAAAAATCTGGGGGTGAAAAATAACCACTGGAGGATTCAAGGTTTTCTGCAAAACTCCATACAAATAAATTACCCGATAAACTAAACTCGCCAAAGGTTTTTTCTAAACGACTAAAAGATTGAAACTCATCATTACCATCAGAAAAAGTACCATATTGAGCGAAACTAAAGAGACTCAAATCAGGTGCTATTAACCAATAAAATTGAGGTCTAAATCTCCAGAAAGTTACCTCATTTTCGATGGTAGTGGCATTAAATTTGTAGGCTTGGTGTTCAATGGTTGCCCCTGCCACAAATAGGGATTGTAATTCCCCTGCTTCGTTAACATTTATCGATAAAGGTTGTTCGGCATTAATGCTAAAATTCGGAGTATTACGCACCCGATCAAAAAAATCAACCCCTAAATTAAGATTTAAATTAGTATTATTAATTTGTCTTTGCCAACCGAAAATTAAAGGAATATGGGTAATATCTTCTATGTCTGTTTTTCTAAAAGTATTAACTCCTGTTTTCAAACTAAAGTTGTTTTGATTGAGAGATTGAAAATCGAATAAAACTTCTCGAAAAATATTTCTTTGACCAAAGTTATCACTATCTAGGGAAAAACTTGGGGTAATACTCTCTAATCTAAAATTATCGGTTTCATTGCTTTGTGACTCTTCAATATTAGGAATGAACCTTTCTCGAAGGGAGGGATTAAAGTTTTCTGGAGAGGCTATTAGATTAAATTTTTCTTTATTAGGGATTTCGGAAAATTGTATTTGTTGATCGAAAAAAATATTATTTTGATCAACTTTGTAGATATTAAATTGACTAAGATTATGTATATCTTGAAATGAATTAATTTTTTTAGATATGAAAAAATAATTATTTTGGTGCTTTTCAAATGAGGCAATATCAATCATTTGATTAGCCTGAGCAGAATCTTTTACCAATGGAAAAAAGAATGGAGAGAAGGTTATAAAAATTAAACACTTGATCAATTCATTACTTTTTTTTTCATATCAGTATTTTAAAAATTTTTTATTAGGTTATCATATACTATATTAAGTGTCTTAATCAAAACATAACAAAAATTAGGTTTTACGAAACTTTATTTTTGTTGACTAAAGTCAGTTTATTTGCTATTTCAAGATAAAAATTAATCAGAAAGAGTGGCTATGAGGAGAGGTAAGGGAAAGGTTGTGGGTCGATGGCTAAGAATGATAGGTCTATGTTTAATGAGTTTTATTGTTAGTCACTATCTTAGTTTTAACTCTATAGAAAAATCACTTTTATTGGGGAAACAGACATCGATGGTTTTTGCTCAATCAGAGGCAGTTTCATCCTGTGCTAATATCAGTGAACCTTTAACAGAAGAAGAGAGTCGGTGGGCGCGCACTGCATGGGCATATTTTGTCAACAATTATCAACCCGATACGGGCTTTATTAACTCTGCCAATGACTTTCCCTCGGCGACTACTTGGGATATGGGTAATTATCTGATGGCACTGAATGCTGTCCGATGGTTAAATTTAATTGATCAAGGGGATTTTGATGCAAGGCTCAATAAGTTTTTAGAAACGATCAGTAGTATGAGGTTATTCGAGGATTCTTTACCTCATAAGGTATATAGCACTATTTCCACGGAATTTGTGGATTATGGTAATAATCCTGTACCTGGTGGCATTGGTTGGTCTGCCCTTGATATTGGTAGGCTTTTGGCATCTTTTCATCTTTTACGTACTTGTCATCCTCAGTATGCGGATTGGATAGAGTCCATTGTTAGTAGGTGGGATGTGGAGCGAATAATTCAAAATGATCGGTTGTATGGAGCGGGTGTATCGAGAAATGGGCAAACTTTATTGGTACAAGAAGGGCGTTTAGGTT
The sequence above is a segment of the Cyanobacterium stanieri PCC 7202 genome. Coding sequences within it:
- a CDS encoding glycosyl transferase group 1 (PFAM: Glycosyl transferases group 1~COGs: COG0438 Glycosyltransferase~InterPro IPR001296~KEGG: cyt:cce_3659 putative glycosyl transferase, group 1~PFAM: glycosyl transferase group 1~SPTR: Putative Glycosyl transferase, group 1;~manually curated) → MHKILFMSTPVGALSSGIGGGVELTLYNLIQEMQKRGYDITTVAPKKSYFANAKIVEIEGNVHIPAQTQGRDIPTIMPENSVLANMWEYARTVQGDYDLIVNFAFDWLPFYLTPFFSTPIAQFISMGSLSDSLDEIMNRVAQKYPQHFGVYTKSQANTFPFADICEILGSGLDLSLYQYSEKFDHKLAWLGRVAPEKALEDAVRASDISRVPLLIFGKIQDEEYWQKIVQQYPDAPMDYRGFLSTQDLQDELRQCQGLLMTPRWIEAFGNVAIEALACGVPVIAYARGGPAEIVEDGKTGFLVTPDSVEGLVDAIHKLPRINRRDCRLAVEERYSLEVWGDRFELWFKKLIAS
- a CDS encoding type IV pilus assembly protein PilM (PFAM: Competence protein A~TIGRFAM: type IV pilus assembly protein PilM~COGs: COG4972 Tfp pilus assembly protein ATPase PilM~InterPro IPR005883~KEGG: mar:MAE_09710 type IV pilus assembly protein~SPTR: Type IV pilus assembly protein;~TIGRFAM: type IV pilus assembly protein PilM); translated protein: MVGFIGNLLGGQGKGIGIEINPDRISLAQLSKKGEQYKLLKYQSLEVPEEIFEEGQIKDSEALAELIEQLLKEAKIKPKQVATAVPMRESIIRILPIPAELNDQELKDTVLNHEASLYLPYPKEEVDLDYQKLGYFVDDSDGIEKVQVLLVATRKENTDLYLETFQQAGIDIKVLEINSFSLIRTLKEQLKQFTPSEAVVLVDIEFDSTEIAIIVEGVPQFSRTVPIGTYQMQIALAQAMNLPTSKNTEILQDITIPNNPDQTSSNTTSSQTWINPGMDSLLRVLGELVDELRRSVNFYINQSGDVEVVQILLAGPGAGLAQIDEFFTKKLNLPATLFDPAAALGITMKEELSGMEKYGLGTVLGLAMRMN
- a CDS encoding amino acid/amide ABC transporter substrate-binding protein, HAAT family (KEGG: cyp:PCC8801_0917 hydrophobic amino acid uptake ABC-transporter~SPTR: Hydrophobic amino acid uptake ABC-transporter); this encodes MNTVLRPWLCDGKPQNDQEYPHCLGHHQPVENFGDICPICSLPREAGKSILGGVDNTFMEQNNINKKIVCDGENGFSLVDFLVGDKTNGDRLRLVILGAIIGFILTSLSHFVWNPVSLRGNGFARNNRDGFSADLISTGMDGGDLVSQGETIFFEVHPLKQSAADAFRLGHWQGAIASYQEYLNSYADDYEAQIYLQNAIARTQGNPITMAITTTNQAHVNLLSGIARYQQEFNQQQIKDNQRLLEIVMVNYEEQNHSLIQDILNANNIIGVLGYGLDAHSYDALSMYESQGMAVISPMNTTLVVEEGVLKKVTSQAMDDFYHTLATESLLTYADNLNSPPNGIIFYDSEDENSLRFKANILATLPSLNGRIIEQVDITQNSTPEEVLSTVTGANTIILALGNHRLSEAMRVLEENNYFLPVLGSHELFSNDTLIKGGSAVDQMVMALPFGFNPDTLDNGQFIDSWSEEQIYYILKSVLNAIAPNPNRGNLNKLLQEGIQLPSDYHHPDSLLQMPLVQIVPDFEGLSDTGYKFEVKNPMEDYQP